A segment of the Sphingomonas cannabina genome:
GCCGTAGGCTGGTGGAGGGGGCTCTCCGCAAGCGATTCCGTCGAGGTGGGCCCCCTCCACCACCGCCTTCGGCGGCGGTCCCCCTCCCCGTGCCGGGGAGGAGCTTCGAGTCAGGGCAGCGCCCGCTCGCCGTAGATGTTGCCGGCGGGGAGATAGCGGCAGACCAGATATTCGTCGCGGCGGTTGGACGCCATCGCGCAGCCGACGCGGGTGGTGCGCGACCAGATGATCTGGCTGTAATGGCCGACGTCGCCGAACCGGCCGGTGCGGCTGACGTTGGGAATCGGGCCGTTCACGAAGTTGCGCTGCTCGTCGAGCCAGTGCTGGACCATCTCGTCATAGCGATAGGCTCCGCGCGTGCCGGTCCAGAGGTTCTCGCCCTGATTGGGGTTCCCGCGCGGCTGCGGCGAATGCTCGAACCGGCGGGTGCGCGCCATCTCCTGCGCATAAGCGGCGGCATCGGCGGCAAGCCCGTCGTCCCACGCGAGCGGCGGCTGGCGGACCGAGGCGCGCGCGGCGTTGTGCATCGTCATCACCGCGCGCTGCAGCAGCGCCTGCCCGCGCGGCGCATTGCCCTCGAACGGACGCGGCTCGACGACACGCGGCGGCGCTTCCGACGAGCAGGCCGCCAGCAGTGCGGTCAGGACAAGGGTCAGCTTCCGCCCGATCATCACCGCGACCCTAATCGGGGCCGCATGAACGTCCGGCAACTCCTCAATAGCGAATGAAGGCGGTCAGCGAGGCGATGTGCGCCACGTTGGTCCGCCCGCCGGGAGCATCGCGGAGCTGGTTCATGTAGCCGGCCTCGAGCGTCGACTTGCCCGGCAATGGAATGACCGCGCCGACGAAGCTGCGCAGCTGGTCGAATTCCTCCACCGCCCAGCCGCCCGACTTGAGCCCCCAGAAGCCTTCCGCCCACACCAGCGCGGCGACACCCCGCTTGCGATCGCTCAACGCGTGCTCATAGCGCAGCATCTCGCGCAGGCGCAGCGCCATGCCGCCGCCATCGGAGCGCCAGCGCTGCTCGAACCGGGTGCGCGAGGACAGGTCGGAGCGGCCCGCCTTGTGCAACGACCAGCTGAGCTGCTGGAAGCTGCGCTCCTCGTTGCGGCCGGGGATGCCGGCGCCGCTCGGCTCCTCGATATGGGCATAGCCCTGGTAGAGGGTGATCTCCGGCGTGAGCTTGTAGCCGATCGCACCGCGCAGCAGCAGCTGCGACAGGCGGGAGACGTCGTCGGTCACGCGCGGCTGCACCTCCGCGAAATAGACCAGCCGGTCGTCGATCGATCCCATCGCGGTGACGTTGACCCAGACCGCCGAATCGTGGTCGGTCTGCGCCACCGCCGGGCTGGCTGCGGCCAAGGCGGCGGCGATGAGGATTGGACGAAAACGCATGAGATACTCCCGAACGGACACGTCGGTGCCGGCCGGTAGCAGGATCGGCTTTGCCCGATCTTTGCCCGATCGTTATCGCGCGTGACATGATCCCCGCCCCGCCGCTCGCGCTCTACGTCCATTGGCCGTTCTGCGTGTCGAAATGCCCCTATTGCGACTTCAACAGCCATGTCCGCGACGAGGTCGATCAGACGCGCTGGCGGGAAGCGCTGCTCGCCGACCTCGCCCATGAGGCGGCGCTGCTGCCGGGACGGCGGCTGGGGTCGGTGTTCTTCGGCGGCGGCACGCCCTCGCTGATGCCGCCGGAGACGGTGGCGGCGGTGCTGGAGGCGGCCGATGCGGCCTGGGGATTCGCGGACGGTGCCGAGATCACGCTGGAGGCCAATCCCTCCTCGGTCGAGGCGGCGCGGTTCGGTGACCTGGCGCGGGCCGGGGTCAATCGCATTTCGCTGGGGCTGCAGGCGCTCGACGATG
Coding sequences within it:
- a CDS encoding DUF2490 domain-containing protein, which produces MRFRPILIAAALAAASPAVAQTDHDSAVWVNVTAMGSIDDRLVYFAEVQPRVTDDVSRLSQLLLRGAIGYKLTPEITLYQGYAHIEEPSGAGIPGRNEERSFQQLSWSLHKAGRSDLSSRTRFEQRWRSDGGGMALRLREMLRYEHALSDRKRGVAALVWAEGFWGLKSGGWAVEEFDQLRSFVGAVIPLPGKSTLEAGYMNQLRDAPGGRTNVAHIASLTAFIRY
- a CDS encoding CAP domain-containing protein, with amino-acid sequence MIGRKLTLVLTALLAACSSEAPPRVVEPRPFEGNAPRGQALLQRAVMTMHNAARASVRQPPLAWDDGLAADAAAYAQEMARTRRFEHSPQPRGNPNQGENLWTGTRGAYRYDEMVQHWLDEQRNFVNGPIPNVSRTGRFGDVGHYSQIIWSRTTRVGCAMASNRRDEYLVCRYLPAGNIYGERALP